One ANME-2 cluster archaeon genomic region harbors:
- a CDS encoding chloride channel protein: protein MDFADKIKKIIIELDLKEVQRWTLLSTLVGVVGGLVAVLFYSGLYYSTYYLLGGIGGYYPASPGGDVDLLNVPPSDPHRLLLILLPMVGGLIAGYLVYRFAPETEGHGTDSVIEAYHQKRGIIRARVPFVKAVASMITIGSGGSAGREGPIAQISAGFGSVLATKLKLTDRDRRIMIICGMAAGIGSIFKAPLGGAIFAIEVFYRQGSESEGIVPAFISSTVAYSIYCSFFGWGSLFSMPNYHFTHPNELIFYALLGIAAAAVGIFYIHIFYGMRDFFKRLAIPKHVKPAVGGFMLGMMAYFIPQSLGVGYGLIQMAIDQKLALGLLLLLLLAKIIATSFSISSGGSGGVFGPTLVVGAMLGGVLGVTFHTLFPSIVVEYSTFVLVGMAALLAGVAKTPIAAIIMVSELTGNYNLLPPLMLASTLSYVMSGKWSIYEKQVPTRMDSPAHRREMTIDVLELVTVKDVMSTDIITVSPATKVQTVLNLIHKYRHIGYPVLDNLKLVGIVTFEDAEKVPLDERDVVLVGDIMTRSLVVTYEDENLEYALRKLLENNIGRLPVVERDDHTRMLGLLTKSDIIREHAQLSSKFCRVPPAGRR from the coding sequence ATGGATTTTGCTGACAAAATAAAAAAAATCATCATTGAACTCGATCTGAAAGAAGTCCAGAGATGGACATTGCTCAGCACACTGGTCGGTGTGGTTGGCGGGCTGGTTGCCGTGCTATTTTATTCAGGCCTTTACTATTCCACATATTACCTGCTGGGAGGTATTGGCGGATACTACCCAGCCTCACCCGGCGGCGATGTAGACCTGTTGAACGTTCCTCCTTCGGACCCTCACCGCTTGCTACTCATACTCCTGCCAATGGTTGGCGGCCTTATTGCAGGTTACCTGGTCTATCGCTTCGCCCCTGAAACAGAAGGTCACGGTACCGACTCGGTGATAGAAGCATACCACCAGAAGCGTGGCATAATACGCGCACGCGTACCATTCGTCAAAGCTGTTGCATCCATGATAACCATAGGTTCAGGAGGGAGTGCAGGCAGGGAAGGACCCATAGCCCAGATCAGCGCAGGCTTCGGCTCAGTACTTGCCACCAAGCTAAAACTGACTGACAGGGACCGGCGTATAATGATAATCTGTGGAATGGCTGCGGGTATCGGTAGTATATTCAAGGCACCCCTGGGCGGTGCGATCTTTGCGATCGAAGTATTTTACCGGCAGGGTTCGGAATCAGAGGGTATTGTGCCTGCCTTTATTTCGTCAACCGTTGCATACTCGATATACTGTTCCTTCTTTGGCTGGGGTTCCCTGTTCTCAATGCCGAATTACCATTTTACCCATCCTAACGAACTCATATTCTATGCCCTGCTGGGTATTGCAGCCGCAGCCGTAGGTATATTTTATATTCATATATTCTACGGAATGAGGGATTTCTTCAAAAGACTTGCCATACCCAAACATGTCAAGCCAGCAGTCGGCGGTTTCATGCTTGGTATGATGGCGTATTTCATACCCCAGAGCCTGGGAGTAGGATACGGGCTTATCCAGATGGCTATTGACCAGAAACTTGCCCTGGGACTGTTGTTGTTGCTCCTGCTCGCAAAGATCATTGCCACGTCATTCAGTATCAGTAGTGGTGGCAGTGGTGGTGTGTTCGGCCCCACCCTGGTAGTTGGTGCAATGCTGGGCGGTGTTTTAGGGGTTACCTTCCATACTCTGTTCCCTTCCATAGTGGTCGAATATTCTACCTTCGTACTTGTGGGGATGGCGGCACTGCTGGCCGGTGTTGCAAAAACACCCATTGCTGCAATAATCATGGTGTCAGAACTGACCGGGAATTATAACCTGCTGCCGCCTCTGATGCTGGCTTCAACACTTTCATACGTTATGTCAGGTAAATGGTCCATTTATGAAAAGCAGGTCCCTACCCGGATGGACTCTCCGGCCCACCGTCGCGAGATGACCATAGATGTACTGGAACTGGTCACGGTGAAAGATGTAATGAGCACCGACATTATTACCGTTAGCCCGGCTACGAAGGTACAGACCGTATTGAACCTCATACACAAATACCGCCATATAGGTTATCCCGTACTTGACAACCTGAAACTGGTAGGCATAGTCACCTTCGAGGATGCGGAAAAAGTACCTCTTGATGAACGGGATGTTGTACTGGTGGGAGATATTATGACCCGTTCACTGGTGGTAACATATGAAGATGAGAACCTTGAATACGCACTCCGCAAACTGCTTGAGAATAATATCGGTCGGTTACCTGTTGTGGAACGGGACGACCACACCAGGATGCTTGGCCTGTTGACCAAGTCAGATATTATCAGGGAACACGCCCAGCTAAGCTCAAAGTTCTGCCGGGTCCCACCTGCTGGCAGAAGGTAG
- the hypD gene encoding hydrogenase formation protein HypD: MEDKELIKEHVTNIITIAKEISRDITIMEICGGHTNVIMKYGIREILPGNVKLISGPGCPVCVSSQHDIDCVVELALNGIPIATYGDMLKVPGSTSSLDDIRAKGGKIFEIYSTSEVIKLQEKYPDIVFFGIGFETTAPMTTYLLERGVCCYSVHKLVPPALQILASGDVHIDGFLDPGHVSTMTRMTPHRPIPIKLQW, from the coding sequence ATGGAGGATAAGGAACTTATCAAGGAACATGTCACGAATATTATAACTATCGCAAAAGAGATATCCAGGGATATCACCATTATGGAAATATGCGGCGGGCATACCAACGTGATCATGAAGTATGGTATAAGGGAAATACTGCCTGGAAATGTCAAACTGATCTCAGGACCTGGTTGTCCGGTATGTGTAAGTTCCCAACATGACATTGATTGTGTCGTTGAACTGGCACTCAACGGAATCCCCATTGCGACGTACGGAGATATGCTTAAGGTCCCGGGAAGTACCAGCAGTCTTGATGATATAAGGGCTAAGGGCGGGAAGATATTTGAGATATATTCCACGTCTGAAGTAATTAAATTACAGGAAAAATATCCTGATATTGTTTTTTTTGGAATCGGATTTGAGACCACGGCTCCTATGACCACATATCTACTCGAGAGAGGAGTATGTTGTTATTCTGTCCACAAATTGGTACCTCCGGCACTGCAAATTCTTGCTTCAGGGGATGTACATATAGATGGATTCTTAGACCCGGGTCATGTTTCAACAATGACCAGGATGACTCCACATAGACCAATCCCCATCAAATTACAATGGTAA